A region from the Stutzerimonas stutzeri genome encodes:
- a CDS encoding SDR family oxidoreductase — MTNQALVVGASGIVGSAVSRLLAKEGWAVAGLARRPNAEAGVTPISADLLDPSTLASQLSTVAPTHVFLTTWARQASEAENIRVNAQMVRNVLEAVRPAGSVRHVALVTGLKHYLGPFEAYGKGSLPQTPFREEQGRLDVENFYYAQEDEVFAAAERDGFTWSVHRPHTITGVAVGNAMNMATTLAVYASICRFTGRPFRFPGSEVQWNSLTDMTDAGQLAKHLRWASTTPAAANQAFNIVNGDVFRWQWMWSRIAEWFGIEAAPFDGPAPLEQQMAGDADVWKDISKQFGLAEADIGKLISPWHTDADLGRPIEVVTDMSKSRKLGFVDYQASDEAFFNVFSALRASKLIP; from the coding sequence ATGACAAATCAAGCACTGGTGGTCGGCGCGAGTGGAATCGTTGGCAGCGCGGTGTCGCGCCTGCTGGCCAAAGAAGGCTGGGCGGTTGCCGGACTGGCGCGGCGGCCGAATGCCGAAGCGGGCGTGACGCCGATCAGCGCGGACCTGTTGGACCCGTCGACGCTGGCATCGCAGCTGAGCACCGTCGCGCCCACCCACGTCTTCCTGACTACCTGGGCGCGCCAGGCCAGCGAGGCGGAGAATATCCGCGTCAACGCGCAGATGGTCCGCAACGTGCTCGAAGCGGTCCGCCCTGCCGGCTCGGTACGCCATGTAGCGCTGGTCACCGGCCTCAAGCATTACCTCGGCCCGTTCGAAGCCTACGGCAAGGGCTCGCTGCCACAAACGCCGTTTCGTGAGGAGCAGGGTCGTCTGGACGTCGAAAATTTCTATTACGCCCAGGAAGATGAGGTATTTGCAGCGGCAGAGCGTGACGGCTTCACCTGGAGCGTCCACCGGCCTCATACCATCACCGGTGTCGCGGTCGGCAACGCAATGAATATGGCGACCACGCTGGCTGTATACGCTTCGATCTGCCGCTTCACCGGTAGACCATTCCGCTTTCCGGGCTCGGAAGTTCAGTGGAACAGCCTGACCGACATGACCGATGCAGGCCAGCTCGCCAAGCATTTGCGCTGGGCCTCGACCACGCCGGCGGCCGCCAATCAGGCGTTCAATATCGTTAATGGTGACGTGTTCCGCTGGCAATGGATGTGGTCGCGCATTGCCGAGTGGTTCGGCATCGAGGCGGCTCCGTTCGACGGCCCTGCGCCGCTGGAGCAGCAGATGGCGGGCGACGCGGATGTCTGGAAAGACATCTCGAAGCAGTTCGGCCTGGCCGAAGCGGACATCGGCAAACTCATCTCGCCCTGGCACACCGATGCCGATCTGGGGCGGCCCATCGAGGTCGTGACGGACATGTCGAAGAGCCGAAAGCTAGGCTTCGTGGATTACCAGGCGAGTGACGAGGCGTTCTTCAATGTGTTCTCGGCGTTGCGCGCCAGCAAACTCATCCCCTGA
- a CDS encoding winged helix-turn-helix transcriptional regulator, which yields MQPGSDEEQWREDCAPRRVLEIFSTKWTSMILHTLHARHDGIARSGALHRSLPGISKKMLVQTLRELESSGLIERHTLDTVPPAVSYALSPLGKLMVQPIEMIYEWARQNSAALDQLQPRPTSRRRG from the coding sequence ATGCAACCGGGCTCTGACGAAGAACAATGGCGCGAAGACTGTGCGCCGCGGCGCGTGCTCGAGATCTTCTCGACCAAGTGGACCAGCATGATTCTGCACACGCTGCATGCGCGGCACGACGGCATCGCCCGCAGTGGCGCGCTGCATCGAAGCCTGCCGGGTATCTCCAAGAAGATGCTGGTGCAGACACTGCGCGAACTGGAGTCGAGCGGGCTGATCGAGCGACATACGCTCGATACGGTACCGCCCGCGGTGAGCTATGCGCTTTCGCCTCTGGGCAAGCTCATGGTCCAGCCCATCGAGATGATCTACGAGTGGGCGAGGCAGAACTCAGCCGCCCTCGATCAGCTGCAGCCGAGGCCGACGTCCCGCAGGCGTGGGTAG
- a CDS encoding alpha/beta fold hydrolase has translation MSLPLLLRSALALAASAVYIDHRSRKSEEDHPPTGRFVEVDGVRLHYIEKGRGRPLVMLHGNSSMAADFELSGLVDMAAARYRVIVFDRPGYGYSERPEDRCWTATEQARLFSQTFAAVGAERPLVLGHSWGAMVAVALGLDFPEAIAGLVLESGYYYPSVPLALPPSIPVIGNVLRYSVSPLVGRALWPVLLRRVFAPAPVPEQFQNFPIWLALRPSQLQASLAELALTNAVAEALGKRYGQLAVPTLIIAGRGDRLVNTEPHSVRLHAEVPHTELRIIDGQGHMLHHTRPEAVLEAIDRVAEKVDGQRDASSDEGKGVAP, from the coding sequence ATGTCACTGCCGTTACTGCTCCGTAGTGCTCTCGCCCTGGCGGCGTCAGCCGTCTATATCGACCATCGCAGCCGCAAGAGCGAGGAAGATCATCCGCCGACAGGCCGCTTCGTGGAAGTGGACGGCGTGCGGCTGCACTACATCGAGAAAGGGCGGGGCCGGCCGCTGGTGATGTTGCACGGCAACAGCTCCATGGCCGCCGATTTCGAGCTCAGCGGGCTGGTGGACATGGCGGCAGCACGGTATCGGGTCATCGTGTTCGATCGCCCTGGCTACGGTTACAGCGAGCGACCAGAAGACCGATGCTGGACGGCGACCGAACAGGCCCGTCTTTTCAGTCAGACCTTTGCGGCAGTCGGGGCTGAGCGGCCGCTAGTGCTTGGGCATTCCTGGGGCGCCATGGTGGCCGTTGCCCTTGGGCTGGATTTCCCAGAGGCCATAGCCGGGTTGGTGCTGGAGTCCGGCTACTACTACCCGAGTGTTCCGCTGGCGTTGCCACCGTCAATTCCCGTCATTGGCAACGTGCTGCGCTACAGCGTTTCGCCGCTGGTAGGCCGAGCCCTGTGGCCGGTTCTCCTCCGGCGAGTATTCGCTCCGGCCCCTGTGCCAGAGCAGTTCCAAAACTTTCCGATCTGGCTGGCGCTGCGCCCCTCGCAGCTTCAGGCGAGCCTGGCGGAACTGGCCCTGACCAACGCAGTGGCCGAGGCACTGGGCAAGCGTTATGGGCAGCTGGCGGTACCGACGCTGATCATCGCCGGACGCGGAGATCGGCTGGTAAACACCGAACCCCATTCGGTGCGCTTGCACGCCGAGGTGCCCCACACCGAGCTACGTATCATCGACGGCCAAGGCCATATGCTGCACCACACGCGGCCGGAGGCGGTCCTCGAGGCGATTGACCGGGTAGCGGAAAAGGTCGATGGGCAGCGCGATGCGTCTTCTGATGAAGGGAAGGGTGTCGCGCCCTGA
- a CDS encoding DUF2855 family protein: MSVIRQLQNNKKDMEQTRIQTQPMPELKAGEALLRISRLALTTNNVTYAAFGETPHLRYWDFFPSGDADWFHMPAWGFAEVVESTVEGLAKSERFYGFWPIASHIVMQPVRVSERGFYDGAEHRLELTSAYNQYQRIGTDAAYRAENENYQMLLRPLFITSFMLADFLDDNAFFGARKIVVSSASSKTAYGTAFCLQDNPAVQVIGLTSSGNTDFVQTLGCYRQALSYDQLGSLDPSVPTLYVDFSGSATLRQQVHAHFKDSLVYDCYAGSAQNQDYAEPDQALSGPQPQPYFAPYQIKKRNADWGAAEVTRRFNEAQLAFIARVSDAQQPWMQVNEHAGLEAAQSLAESLIKGNINPLEGHAVILD; this comes from the coding sequence ATGAGCGTCATCCGCCAGTTGCAAAACAACAAGAAAGACATGGAACAGACCCGCATTCAGACCCAGCCGATGCCTGAGCTGAAGGCCGGCGAAGCTCTGCTGCGTATCAGCCGACTGGCCCTGACGACGAACAACGTCACCTACGCAGCGTTCGGCGAAACCCCTCACCTGCGCTACTGGGACTTCTTTCCGAGCGGCGATGCTGACTGGTTTCACATGCCCGCGTGGGGATTCGCGGAGGTCGTTGAAAGCACCGTCGAGGGCCTGGCGAAGAGCGAGCGCTTCTATGGCTTCTGGCCGATCGCCAGCCACATCGTCATGCAGCCGGTGCGGGTGTCCGAACGCGGTTTCTACGACGGTGCGGAGCATCGACTGGAGCTAACATCGGCTTATAACCAGTACCAACGCATCGGCACCGATGCGGCCTATCGAGCCGAGAATGAGAACTACCAGATGCTGCTGCGTCCGTTGTTCATCACCTCGTTCATGCTGGCGGACTTTCTGGACGACAACGCCTTCTTCGGTGCGCGGAAGATTGTGGTGTCCAGCGCATCGAGCAAGACGGCGTACGGCACGGCGTTCTGCCTGCAAGACAACCCGGCCGTGCAGGTGATCGGCCTGACCTCCTCCGGTAATACCGACTTCGTACAAACCCTCGGCTGCTATCGCCAAGCGCTCAGCTACGATCAGCTCGGCTCGCTTGACCCGAGCGTACCGACGCTCTACGTGGACTTCTCAGGCAGCGCCACACTTCGGCAGCAGGTCCACGCGCATTTCAAGGATTCGCTGGTCTATGACTGTTATGCCGGATCGGCACAGAACCAGGACTACGCAGAACCCGACCAGGCGCTAAGTGGTCCTCAGCCACAGCCCTATTTCGCGCCTTATCAGATCAAGAAACGCAACGCCGATTGGGGCGCAGCCGAGGTAACCCGCCGCTTCAACGAGGCGCAGCTCGCGTTTATCGCTCGGGTAAGCGATGCGCAGCAGCCCTGGATGCAAGTCAACGAGCATGCCGGTCTGGAAGCGGCACAATCGCTGGCCGAGTCGCTGATCAAAGGCAACATCAATCCGCTTGAAGGCCACGCCGTGATACTCGACTAG
- a CDS encoding TetR/AcrR family transcriptional regulator: MSKPLPSAKPLKRPTQARAKFTVQAIYDSYVRIWQRDGWSRLTTRAVALEAGVAIGTLYDYFPSKQALHSGYVRYCIEQLLEAIDEHAVKPTAIAWTLRVQRMVRTLAGVDSRLPWFHPDMLELETLVAEPKHQLRVYEDLLGAWQRVIDAATDLPVKPDAATLEALHLSVWGGRRYAMLVQLEPARMEDWAGCMEQLCLRTLEGPSGSAG, encoded by the coding sequence ATGAGCAAACCATTGCCGAGCGCCAAGCCGCTCAAGCGGCCTACTCAAGCGCGCGCCAAGTTTACCGTGCAGGCGATTTACGACAGTTATGTTCGGATCTGGCAGCGAGATGGCTGGTCTCGCCTGACCACTCGAGCCGTTGCACTGGAAGCTGGCGTGGCCATTGGCACCCTTTATGACTACTTCCCCAGCAAGCAGGCGCTGCATTCGGGATACGTGCGCTATTGCATTGAGCAACTGCTGGAGGCGATCGACGAACACGCAGTAAAGCCGACTGCGATTGCCTGGACCCTGCGCGTCCAGCGCATGGTTCGAACGCTTGCTGGCGTTGATTCCCGTCTGCCCTGGTTTCACCCGGACATGCTCGAACTGGAAACACTGGTTGCCGAGCCCAAGCACCAGCTCCGGGTATACGAGGACCTGTTGGGCGCCTGGCAGCGAGTGATCGACGCGGCGACCGACCTCCCGGTAAAGCCGGACGCCGCAACCCTGGAGGCGCTGCATCTATCGGTCTGGGGTGGGCGCCGCTACGCCATGCTGGTGCAGCTTGAGCCGGCACGTATGGAGGACTGGGCTGGCTGCATGGAGCAGCTATGTCTGCGCACGCTGGAAGGCCCGAGCGGCTCGGCCGGATAG
- a CDS encoding TRAP transporter substrate-binding protein, with protein sequence MALAVCLGLGLNTAMGAPKLDFSSEYNAGSIHVEGDSYFVQQVEELAGDDVDITLHMGGSLGYKSPDHFYAVADNAVQIADTLAAFFGGVDPILLLSSLPFIVDNIDEAKALYDIARPEYEKVFAKNDQILLYSSPWPPTGIWAKKPIVSAESLKNLKIRTFDRTGTQVFKEAGAASISLAWGDVVPQLATGGIEAVLTSADLGAAASFWEQQSDFSGVQYAVPLNMVHMNKEAFDELSEKAQAAILEAAKRTEARNWEAVRSRVAANYETLAQHKVAIHDPIPADFREFLGNAAKPAVAEWLEDTGERGQQVMTAFDAWKAKQ encoded by the coding sequence ATGGCTCTGGCGGTCTGCCTGGGGCTTGGCTTGAACACCGCAATGGGGGCGCCGAAGCTGGATTTTTCCAGCGAGTACAACGCCGGCTCCATCCACGTCGAAGGGGACAGCTACTTCGTCCAGCAGGTCGAGGAACTGGCTGGCGATGACGTGGACATCACCCTGCACATGGGTGGCAGCCTGGGCTACAAATCGCCCGATCACTTCTACGCCGTGGCGGACAACGCGGTGCAGATCGCCGATACCCTGGCGGCGTTCTTCGGTGGGGTGGACCCGATCCTGCTGCTGTCATCGCTGCCATTCATCGTCGACAACATCGACGAGGCCAAGGCGCTGTACGACATCGCGCGTCCGGAATATGAAAAGGTCTTCGCCAAGAACGATCAGATCCTGCTCTATTCGTCGCCGTGGCCGCCTACCGGGATCTGGGCCAAAAAGCCCATCGTGTCCGCCGAAAGCCTGAAGAACCTGAAAATCCGCACCTTCGACCGCACCGGCACGCAAGTCTTCAAGGAAGCCGGTGCGGCGTCCATCAGCCTGGCCTGGGGCGACGTCGTTCCGCAACTGGCAACGGGCGGCATCGAAGCGGTGTTGACCTCGGCCGACCTCGGCGCGGCTGCCAGCTTCTGGGAGCAGCAGAGCGATTTCAGCGGCGTGCAGTACGCCGTTCCGCTGAACATGGTGCACATGAACAAAGAGGCCTTCGACGAGCTGTCCGAGAAGGCGCAGGCGGCGATCCTCGAGGCGGCCAAACGCACTGAGGCGCGCAATTGGGAGGCGGTGCGCAGCCGCGTCGCGGCCAACTACGAAACGCTCGCCCAGCACAAGGTGGCGATCCACGACCCGATTCCGGCCGACTTCCGCGAATTCCTCGGCAATGCCGCCAAGCCTGCAGTCGCCGAGTGGCTGGAGGACACCGGTGAGCGAGGCCAGCAGGTGATGACCGCGTTCGATGCGTGGAAGGCCAAGCAGTGA
- a CDS encoding TRAP transporter small permease, which yields MIRTLARLSSGLNRLGAGVSMLIIVYMLGHILTEVVLRLFSQSTYVLDEFIGYAVAAMIFLSLPYALEQGGLIRVSILLERLAPRWRWPLEMVATLGTLAAFGLVAVIWFKGVQRSYQRNLISDTMAQTPLWIPESAVLVGLCMLCLTLLVRALVILQQRGDYRA from the coding sequence GTGATCCGGACCCTGGCGCGTCTGTCGAGCGGGCTCAACCGCCTCGGCGCCGGCGTCAGCATGCTGATCATCGTCTATATGCTGGGCCACATCCTCACCGAGGTGGTGCTGCGGCTGTTCAGCCAGTCCACCTACGTGCTCGATGAGTTCATCGGCTACGCCGTGGCCGCGATGATCTTCCTCAGCCTGCCGTATGCGCTGGAGCAGGGCGGATTGATCCGCGTCTCGATCCTGCTCGAGCGTCTGGCGCCGCGTTGGCGCTGGCCGCTGGAGATGGTCGCCACGCTGGGCACGCTGGCGGCATTCGGGCTGGTGGCTGTCATCTGGTTCAAGGGCGTGCAGCGCAGCTATCAGCGCAATCTGATCAGCGACACCATGGCGCAGACGCCGCTGTGGATTCCCGAGTCGGCCGTGCTGGTCGGCCTCTGCATGCTCTGCCTGACTCTGTTGGTGCGCGCACTGGTGATACTGCAACAGCGCGGCGACTATCGCGCCTAA
- a CDS encoding TRAP transporter large permease — MEMIGVALGVVAILLTTLALGVWVFAALALAAILSLWGFGGFGFERIGLMMSKILFRASNSWELAAIPLFILMGELIFRSDISERLFRGLAPLTRYLPGGLLHTNVFGSTLFASVCGSSAATTATVGKITTRELASRGYNRDLSLGSLAGAGSLGLLIPPSIIMIVYGVQAEVSIIKLFMAGLLPGLMMAALFSAFIIIRAVANAKVAPREPRGDTSLLAALGLLTPILLLIGLVIGAIYSGIATPSESAAIGVTASLLLLAAERQLSVALILDALKGTLLTSAMVCSLLVAAAMLSAAMAYLHLPRELAAWIAAQQLSPVLLLLAIALFYVLLGMFLDGISLTVMSLPITLPVIVAAGYDPIWFGVFLVIMVELGQITPPVGFNLFVIQSLSGEPIGRVAMAALPFFLLMCLAAALITGWPQIALWLPEVLSG; from the coding sequence ATGGAGATGATCGGAGTCGCGCTGGGCGTCGTCGCGATCCTGCTGACCACCCTGGCGCTCGGCGTATGGGTATTCGCCGCGCTGGCCCTGGCGGCGATTCTTTCACTGTGGGGCTTCGGCGGTTTCGGGTTCGAGCGCATCGGCCTGATGATGTCGAAAATCCTGTTTCGCGCAAGCAACAGCTGGGAGCTTGCAGCGATTCCCTTGTTTATCCTGATGGGCGAGCTGATCTTCCGATCGGACATTTCGGAGCGCTTGTTCCGGGGCCTGGCGCCCCTGACGCGTTACCTGCCGGGTGGGCTGTTGCACACCAATGTGTTCGGCTCGACGCTATTCGCCTCGGTCTGCGGCTCCAGTGCGGCGACCACCGCCACGGTGGGCAAGATCACCACGCGAGAACTGGCGAGCCGCGGCTACAACCGCGACCTGTCGCTCGGCTCGCTGGCCGGCGCAGGCAGTCTCGGGCTGCTGATCCCGCCTTCGATCATCATGATCGTCTATGGCGTACAGGCCGAGGTGTCGATCATCAAGCTGTTCATGGCGGGGCTGCTGCCCGGCCTTATGATGGCGGCGCTGTTTTCGGCGTTCATCATCATCCGGGCCGTCGCGAACGCCAAGGTCGCGCCTCGGGAACCTCGCGGCGACACCAGCCTGCTTGCCGCGCTGGGGCTGCTGACGCCGATCCTGCTGCTCATCGGCCTGGTCATCGGGGCCATCTACAGCGGCATCGCGACCCCGTCGGAGTCGGCCGCCATTGGCGTCACGGCCTCGCTGTTGCTGCTGGCGGCCGAGCGGCAATTGAGCGTCGCGCTGATCCTCGATGCGCTCAAAGGCACGCTGCTGACCTCCGCCATGGTTTGCAGTCTGCTGGTGGCAGCGGCGATGCTGTCGGCGGCCATGGCCTACCTGCATCTGCCCCGCGAGCTGGCGGCCTGGATTGCCGCTCAGCAGCTATCGCCGGTGCTGCTCTTGCTGGCCATCGCGCTGTTCTACGTGCTGCTGGGGATGTTCCTCGACGGCATCTCACTGACCGTCATGAGCTTGCCGATCACCCTGCCGGTGATCGTTGCCGCCGGCTACGATCCGATCTGGTTCGGCGTGTTCCTGGTGATCATGGTCGAGCTCGGGCAGATAACCCCGCCGGTGGGTTTCAATCTGTTCGTCATCCAGTCTCTGTCCGGCGAGCCGATAGGCCGTGTGGCCATGGCGGCGCTGCCGTTCTTCCTGCTGATGTGCCTTGCCGCCGCACTGATTACCGGCTGGCCGCAAATAGCGCTGTGGCTGCCTGAGGTGCTGAGCGGATGA
- the tcyN gene encoding L-cystine ABC transporter ATP-binding protein TcyN, whose protein sequence is MISVRNLKKSFKGQEVLKGIDLDIAPGEVLAIIGPSGSGKTTLLRCLNLLEQPSGGQISVGEIHIDADKPLKAQQGLIRQLRQHVGFVFQNFNLFPHRTALENVIEGPVQVKKEPRGQAVERGRELLAKVGLSGKEDAYPKRLSGGQQQRVAIARALAMQPDVILFDEPTSALDPELVGEVLATIRGLAEEKRTMVIVTHEMGFARDVADRAIFIDDGVIIEQGDARQLLSAPQHERTRQFLSKFIGDHPAG, encoded by the coding sequence ATGATTTCCGTGCGCAACCTGAAAAAATCGTTCAAGGGCCAGGAGGTGCTCAAAGGCATCGACCTCGACATAGCCCCCGGCGAAGTGCTGGCGATCATCGGCCCCAGCGGTTCGGGCAAGACCACCCTGCTGCGCTGCCTCAATCTGCTGGAGCAACCCAGCGGCGGACAGATCAGCGTCGGTGAGATCCACATCGACGCCGATAAACCGCTCAAGGCGCAGCAAGGGCTGATCCGCCAGCTGCGCCAGCACGTCGGTTTCGTGTTTCAGAACTTCAACCTGTTCCCCCATCGCACCGCCCTCGAGAACGTCATCGAAGGTCCGGTGCAGGTAAAGAAAGAGCCGCGCGGCCAGGCCGTTGAGCGCGGCCGCGAACTGCTGGCCAAGGTCGGTCTGAGTGGCAAGGAAGACGCCTATCCCAAGCGCCTCTCCGGCGGCCAGCAACAGCGCGTGGCGATTGCCCGCGCGCTGGCCATGCAGCCGGACGTGATCCTGTTCGACGAACCAACCTCGGCGCTCGATCCGGAATTGGTCGGCGAAGTGCTCGCGACCATCCGCGGCCTGGCTGAGGAAAAGCGCACCATGGTTATCGTCACCCACGAGATGGGCTTCGCCCGCGATGTGGCCGACCGGGCGATCTTCATCGACGACGGGGTGATCATCGAACAGGGCGACGCCAGGCAGCTGCTAAGCGCACCGCAGCACGAACGCACACGGCAGTTCCTCAGCAAGTTCATCGGCGACCATCCAGCGGGCTAA
- the tcyL gene encoding cystine ABC transporter permease, whose amino-acid sequence MIDSSLQLVLHSLPFLLKGAWWTVVLSLGGMFFGLLLGFGLALLRLYGYWPLQWLARIYVSFFRGTPLLVQLFMIYYGLPQLGIQLDPLPAALIGFSLNMAAYTAEILRAAIASIDRGQWEAAASIGMSRAQTLYRAILPQAARTALPPLGNSFISLVKDTALAATIQVPELFRQAQLITARTFEIFTMYLAAALIYWLLASVLAYFQGRLEDRVNRHEQDA is encoded by the coding sequence ATGATCGACAGCAGCCTGCAGCTGGTGCTGCACTCACTGCCCTTCCTGCTCAAGGGCGCGTGGTGGACCGTGGTGCTGAGCCTGGGCGGGATGTTCTTCGGCCTGCTGCTGGGCTTCGGCCTGGCCCTGCTACGGCTTTACGGTTACTGGCCGCTGCAGTGGCTGGCGCGGATCTACGTGTCGTTCTTCCGCGGCACGCCGCTGCTGGTGCAGCTGTTCATGATCTATTACGGCCTGCCGCAACTGGGCATCCAGCTCGATCCGCTGCCGGCCGCGCTGATCGGCTTCTCGCTGAACATGGCGGCCTACACCGCCGAGATCCTGCGCGCCGCCATCGCCTCCATCGACCGTGGCCAGTGGGAAGCGGCCGCCAGTATCGGCATGAGCCGCGCGCAGACGCTGTATCGGGCCATCCTGCCGCAGGCCGCACGCACTGCCCTGCCACCACTGGGCAACAGCTTCATCTCGCTGGTCAAGGACACCGCCCTGGCCGCCACCATCCAGGTGCCCGAGCTGTTCCGCCAGGCGCAGCTGATCACCGCCCGCACCTTCGAGATCTTCACCATGTACCTGGCCGCCGCGCTGATCTACTGGTTGCTGGCCAGCGTGCTGGCGTACTTCCAGGGTCGCCTGGAAGACCGGGTCAACCGCCACGAGCAGGACGCCTGA
- the tcyJ gene encoding cystine ABC transporter substrate-binding protein, giving the protein MKFITPRRRFLLGTLSLLLGASLFTPVFAADLLDEVKANGTLKVGLEGTYPPFNYQDESGQLTGFEVDFANALAKELGVKAEFQPTKWDGILAALESKRLDVVINQVTISEERKQKYDFSAPYTVSGIQALTRKADAESIKSSADLAGKKVGVGLGTNYEQWLKENVPQADIRTYDDDPTKFQDLNVGRIDVILVDRLAAFEMVEKTGDRLAVAGDAFSRQESGIALRKGNPQLLAAIDEAIAKLRADGTLKRLSEKWFGADVTQ; this is encoded by the coding sequence ATGAAATTCATCACTCCGCGTCGTCGTTTCCTGCTCGGCACCCTGAGTCTGTTGCTCGGTGCCAGCCTGTTCACGCCGGTGTTCGCCGCCGATCTGCTGGATGAGGTCAAGGCCAACGGCACCCTCAAGGTCGGCCTGGAAGGCACCTACCCGCCCTTCAACTATCAGGATGAAAGCGGTCAGCTGACCGGTTTCGAAGTCGATTTCGCCAACGCCCTGGCCAAGGAGCTGGGGGTCAAGGCCGAGTTCCAGCCGACCAAGTGGGACGGCATCCTCGCCGCCTTGGAATCCAAGCGTCTGGATGTGGTGATCAACCAGGTGACCATCTCCGAGGAACGCAAGCAGAAGTACGACTTCTCCGCGCCCTACACCGTCTCAGGCATCCAGGCACTCACCCGCAAGGCCGATGCCGAGAGCATCAAGAGTTCGGCTGACCTGGCCGGCAAGAAGGTCGGCGTCGGTCTCGGCACCAACTACGAGCAGTGGCTCAAGGAGAACGTGCCACAGGCGGATATCCGCACCTACGATGACGACCCGACCAAGTTCCAGGACCTCAACGTCGGCCGCATCGACGTGATTCTGGTCGACCGTCTGGCCGCCTTCGAGATGGTCGAGAAAACCGGCGATCGGCTGGCCGTGGCTGGTGACGCTTTCTCTCGCCAGGAGTCCGGAATTGCCCTGCGCAAGGGCAACCCGCAACTGCTCGCCGCCATCGACGAGGCCATTGCGAAGCTACGCGCCGACGGCACCCTGAAACGGCTTTCCGAGAAATGGTTCGGGGCTGACGTCACGCAATGA
- a CDS encoding D-cysteine desulfhydrase: MLTDALARFPRLELIAGATPLEHLPRLSRHLGRDIWIKRDDLTPLALGGNKVRKLEYLGANALAQGADVLVTAGAIQSNHVRQTAALAARLGLGCLALLENPLGTAEGSYLANGNRLLLDLFGSEVEAVANLDNADELLLAAAERLRSAGRKPYVVPIGGSNALGALGYVRAGLELAEQMHRSGEDFAAVLLASGSAGTHSGLALALESARPGSRVIGVTVSRPDATQRPKVDGLLQRTAELLGVDVPTGLQIELWDQYFAPRYGEPNAGTLAAIRLLAEQEGVLLDPVYTGKAFAGLLDGIARGAFPGRGPLLFLHTGGAPALFAYHPWAL; the protein is encoded by the coding sequence ATGCTCACCGACGCCCTCGCCCGCTTCCCTCGCCTCGAACTGATTGCCGGTGCCACGCCGCTGGAACACTTACCGCGTCTGTCACGTCACTTGGGTCGAGATATCTGGATCAAGCGCGACGACCTCACTCCGCTAGCCCTCGGTGGCAACAAGGTGCGCAAGCTCGAATACCTGGGCGCCAATGCCCTGGCGCAGGGCGCGGATGTGCTGGTCACCGCCGGCGCCATCCAGTCCAACCACGTACGCCAGACCGCGGCGCTGGCGGCCAGGCTCGGTCTGGGCTGCCTGGCACTGCTGGAAAATCCTCTGGGCACTGCCGAGGGTAGTTATCTGGCCAACGGCAACCGCCTGCTGCTCGACCTGTTCGGGTCCGAAGTCGAAGCTGTCGCTAACCTGGATAACGCCGACGAGCTGCTACTGGCCGCCGCCGAGCGCCTGCGCAGCGCCGGGCGCAAACCTTATGTGGTGCCCATCGGTGGCTCCAATGCGCTCGGCGCCCTGGGTTATGTGCGCGCCGGCCTGGAGCTGGCCGAGCAAATGCACCGCAGCGGCGAGGATTTCGCCGCGGTGCTGCTCGCCTCCGGCAGCGCCGGAACCCACAGTGGCCTGGCGTTGGCGCTGGAATCTGCGCGGCCGGGCAGCCGAGTGATCGGGGTCACCGTATCGCGCCCGGATGCGACTCAGCGGCCCAAGGTCGACGGTCTGCTGCAACGCACCGCCGAGCTGCTCGGCGTCGATGTGCCGACGGGGCTGCAAATCGAACTGTGGGACCAGTACTTCGCCCCGCGCTACGGCGAGCCGAATGCCGGCACGCTGGCCGCAATCCGCCTGCTTGCCGAGCAGGAAGGCGTGCTACTCGACCCGGTGTACACCGGCAAGGCCTTCGCCGGCTTGCTCGACGGTATCGCCCGCGGAGCCTTCCCCGGCCGGGGTCCGCTGCTGTTCCTGCATACCGGTGGTGCCCCGGCGCTATTCGCTTATCATCCATGGGCACTCTGA